The following proteins are encoded in a genomic region of Oncorhynchus keta strain PuntledgeMale-10-30-2019 chromosome 8, Oket_V2, whole genome shotgun sequence:
- the LOC118387163 gene encoding adenosine receptor A2b-like, producing MTEITASLNRSTSLLFDNSTFPPYLQPLWTSSSPSSIPPPPDLVVSPNVVYMVAELIIATLSTVGNLLVCAAVGLNRKLRTVTNYFLVSLAVADICVGALAIPCAILTGVGVPRHNLYLCLLMLSVLIMLTQSSIFSLLAVAVERYVAIFLPFRYHTLMTPRNAILVILVTWVLAFLIGLVPLMGWHKTPPDSGYCFFVFVVDMTYMVYFNFFACVLAPLVVMFLIYAKIFVTVKRQVRRIAAERGGGVGGAEGQAARAASMKKEIKTATSLFLVLFLFTACWIPLHVINCFLLLCPGCPVPLELLLTAIILSHANSAVNPFLYAYKMKTFRNTFKAIFLCCRALGDWEEAADGGGTTTHRT from the coding sequence GCTCAACCTCCCTTCTCTTCGACAACTCAACCTTCCCCCCATACCTTCAACCCCTCtggacctcctcctccccctcttccatccctcctccccctgacCTGGTGGTGTCCCCCAACGTTGTGTACATGGTGGCTGAACTCATCATAGCAACCCTCTCCACCGTGGGTAACCTGCTGGTGTGTGCTGCCGTTGGCCTCAACAGGAAGCTACGTACTGTCACCAACTACTTCCTAGTGTCGCTGGCCGTAGCTGACATCTGCGTGGGTGCACTGGCCATCCCTTGCGCCATCCTCACTGGCGTTGGCGTGCCCCGCCACAACCTCTACCTGTGTCTGCTGATGCTAAGTGTGCTCATCATGCTAACCCAGAGCTCCATCTTCAGCCTGCTAGCTGTAGCTGTGGAGCGCTACGTGGCCATCTTCCTGCCCTTCCGCTACCACACGCTCATGACGCCACGCAACGCTATCCTAGTTATCCTGGTGACCTGGGTGCTGGCTTTCCTCATTGGCCTGGTGCCACTCATGGGCTGGCACAAAACACCGCCCGACTCGGGCTACTGCTTCTTCGTGTTCGTGGTGGACATGACCTATATGGTCTACTTCAACTTCTTTGCCTGCGTGCTAGCGCCCCTGGTGGTCATGTTCCTCATCTACGCCAAGATCTTTGTGACAGTCAAGCGGCAGGTACGGCGCATCGCAGCAGAGCGCGGGGGCGGCGTGGGGGGTGCGGAGGGGCAGGCGGCCCGGGCGGCCAGCATGAAGAAGGAGATAAAGACGGCCACGTCGCTGTTCCtcgtcctcttcctcttcactgcCTGCTGGATACCACTGCACGTCATCAACTGCTTCCTGCTGCTCTGCCCCGGCTGCCCTGTGCCTTTGGAGCTCCTCCTCACCGCCATTATCCTATCACACGCAAACTCTGCCGTTAACCCCTTTCTGTACGCGTACAAGATGAAGACCTTCCGGAACACCTTTAAGGCCATCttcctctgctgtagagctctAGGGGACTGGGAAGAGGCGGCCGATGGTGGGGGGACCACCACCCACAGGACCTGA